The genome window AGAATTACGTAAAAAAATCGAAGATAGAATAAGAAGACCAGGTGGCTACCATGAATGGCATCTTGTTTCTCGGACTCCTCAATTTAAAAAATGGGGAGTTTCCATGGATGATATCAAAGAAATGAGAAGTTTAATTGAAGATGTGCAGTTCATAAATCCTCGTGGAGTACATGGAGGACGGGGCTCTACAAAAGCTCATAATGAGATATTAAAAATTATTGATTCGTCATATGATTATGAGGAATTTGCACACAGATTAAATGAATGGGCAAGTCGAAGAATGAAAAATGGAATTTTAGATTTACCAGAAGGATTGAGAAGGTATTAAAAATGAAACAAAAAGTATCGTTATGGCTTGGTAATTTTGCCAGTCAAGAAGAATTTCAAGAATACTTCAAAATTTCATATAAAGAGGATGGGGATAGCGTTTCTTCAGAATTTGAGACAGACTTTCATTTGTCGTACTACGATAGAGATTTAGTTGAAAAAGATTGGGTTGATGTTCCTGAAAATAATATTGATGTTTTGCTTGAAGGTTTCTCATACGATGAAGAGATTATTATGCAGTTTCCTAAAATATCATCAACCTATAATACAATTGTTTTGATTTATGATTTTGATTATTCTAAAGAAGAATTAAAAGTAAGTAACAATGGTTCTGGGACATTAGAGTTTATTGGTATCGCAGAATACGATTACTAAGCGTAGCATATAAGGAATTCTGGCACATCATCACCCCATCCAAGCCTGGCTGAAGGACCGCTCGAATGAGATTGATTCCTGGTGGGGAGATGTCGTTGAGGGAACACGAAATCTACCGCTTCCTCAAGGGATGAAAGATATCCTCCTGTTTGCGGAAGGTTTTATTGGTGCAGCTGGAAGTATGGTTTCAGAGACTGCCATCGGAGCTGTAGATTTGACTCAGATCATTGGTATTGCCAGTATTGATGGCGTCAATCGCTTAACAGGAGGTCAAACTCCAGAGTGGATGAAGCGAGACTTGCAAGGAACGGCAGATAACCTGTCTAGCCTTGCGGAGTTAGGAGTAGGAACTTACACTGCTCTGACGGATTCAGGAGCGGCTCAGCGTGGCCAGGATCCCAATGCCAGCTATGCGGATAAGGCAGCTTATCGTGCTCAGCAGACCGGAAAAGCCCTCTGGGATAAGGTCACCCATATGGATGCCTATGATGCAGGAGGCTTGACCTTTGAGATTGCGAGTCTTTTTGTTGGTCCAGCGGCTGTGGGTAAGATGGCTAAGGGTACCAAGCTAGGAGCCAAGGCAGCTGAGATGATTAGCTTAGCCAAGAACAGTACCAAGGCAAGAATTCTCGCAAATGTCGAAAAATGGGGTTCAAAGGCTGACAATATCCTGTCTAAGAGCAATAATGTCATTAGGCAATTTGGGGAGAAATTATTAGATACCCGAATCCCAGTCAGTATCCGTCAAGAAGCATTTGCCTTTGCGGGAGGTATGGGAACAATGCCTACCTTCAGCGTTGAGAGCAAGACACTACGTGAGGTGATGCACTTCTCAAGCAAACATGCGGAGGATGTAGCAAGAGGTGTAGGTGGTTCTGGGAAAGCTACGGCCACTTTTAAAGGTGAACTTACTGCAGAGAATATAACAAAAGAATTATTACAAACTAAACCTAAAAACTCTCCGATAACC of Streptococcus oralis contains these proteins:
- a CDS encoding immunity 22 family protein, translating into MKQKVSLWLGNFASQEEFQEYFKISYKEDGDSVSSEFETDFHLSYYDRDLVEKDWVDVPENNIDVLLEGFSYDEEIIMQFPKISSTYNTIVLIYDFDYSKEELKVSNNGSGTLEFIGIAEYDY
- a CDS encoding TNT domain-containing protein, which translates into the protein MKDILLFAEGFIGAAGSMVSETAIGAVDLTQIIGIASIDGVNRLTGGQTPEWMKRDLQGTADNLSSLAELGVGTYTALTDSGAAQRGQDPNASYADKAAYRAQQTGKALWDKVTHMDAYDAGGLTFEIASLFVGPAAVGKMAKGTKLGAKAAEMISLAKNSTKARILANVEKWGSKADNILSKSNNVIRQFGEKLLDTRIPVSIRQEAFAFAGGMGTMPTFSVESKTLREVMHFSSKHAEDVARGVGGSGKATATFKGELTAENITKELLQTKPKNSPITSPANIHTGQIIDRFGPSGGTYVSPVEDGKIIAFNKRGLPYPEGYQDYHQYEVVKDINLKNLEEGFLSMSDVDQEKLSIIMQKRGISFSDLATPAKGEIAKAFGAGGGTQIKLGTSVSWYEKMGLLKEIK